In one window of Bradyrhizobium diazoefficiens DNA:
- the ntrC gene encoding nitrogen regulation protein NR(I) — protein MPAGSILVADDDTAIRTVLNQALSRAGYEVRLTGNAATLWRWVSQGEGDLVITDVVMPDENAFDLLPRIKKMRPNLPVIVMSAQNTFMTAIRASERGAYEYLPKPFDLKELIAIVGRALAEPKERVSTPDDDAEMEAIPLVGRSPAMQEIYRVLARLMQTDLTVMITGESGTGKELVARALHDYGKRRNGPFVAVNMAAIPRDLIESELFGHERGAFTGANTRASGRFEQAEGGTLFLDEIGDMPMEAQTRLLRVLQQGEYTTVGGRTPIKTDVRIVAASNKDLRVLIQQGLFREDLFFRLNVVPLRLPPLRERIEDLPDLIRHFFALAEKDGLPPKKLDSLALERLKQHRWPGNVRELENLARRLAALYPQDVITASVIDGELAPPSVSPGAAAQQGVDNLGGAVEAYLSSHFQGFPNGVPPPGLYHRILKEIEVPLLTAALAATRGNQIRAADLLGLNRNTLRKKIRDLDIQVYRSGG, from the coding sequence ATGCCCGCAGGTAGCATTCTCGTAGCTGATGACGATACCGCCATCCGCACGGTTCTCAACCAGGCGCTTTCCCGGGCCGGGTATGAAGTCAGGCTGACCGGCAATGCCGCGACGCTGTGGCGCTGGGTCAGCCAGGGGGAGGGCGATCTCGTCATCACCGACGTGGTGATGCCCGACGAAAACGCCTTCGACCTGTTGCCGCGGATCAAGAAGATGCGGCCCAATTTGCCGGTCATCGTCATGAGCGCGCAAAACACCTTCATGACGGCGATCCGCGCCTCCGAGCGCGGCGCCTATGAATATCTGCCAAAGCCCTTCGATCTAAAGGAGCTGATCGCCATCGTCGGCCGCGCACTCGCCGAGCCGAAGGAGCGGGTCTCGACGCCGGACGACGACGCCGAGATGGAGGCGATCCCGCTGGTCGGCCGTTCGCCGGCGATGCAGGAAATCTATCGCGTGCTCGCGCGCCTGATGCAGACCGACCTCACCGTGATGATCACGGGCGAGTCCGGCACCGGCAAGGAATTGGTGGCGCGCGCACTGCACGATTACGGCAAGCGCCGCAACGGCCCGTTCGTCGCGGTCAACATGGCGGCGATCCCGCGCGATCTCATCGAGTCGGAATTGTTCGGCCATGAGCGCGGCGCCTTCACCGGCGCCAACACCCGCGCCTCCGGCCGGTTCGAGCAAGCCGAGGGCGGCACGCTGTTCCTCGACGAAATCGGCGACATGCCGATGGAGGCGCAGACCCGCCTGCTGCGCGTGCTCCAGCAGGGCGAATACACCACCGTCGGCGGCCGCACCCCGATCAAGACCGACGTGCGGATCGTTGCGGCCTCCAACAAGGATCTGCGCGTCCTGATCCAGCAGGGTCTGTTCCGCGAAGATCTGTTCTTCCGCCTCAACGTCGTGCCGCTGCGGTTGCCGCCGTTGCGCGAACGCATCGAGGATTTGCCGGATCTCATCCGTCACTTCTTCGCGCTCGCCGAGAAGGATGGCCTGCCGCCGAAGAAGCTCGACTCGCTGGCGCTGGAGCGGCTCAAGCAGCATCGCTGGCCCGGCAACGTGCGCGAGCTGGAAAACCTGGCGCGGCGTCTCGCCGCGCTCTATCCGCAGGACGTGATCACGGCCTCCGTCATCGACGGCGAGCTCGCACCGCCCTCGGTCAGCCCCGGTGCCGCAGCCCAGCAGGGCGTCGACAATCTCGGTGGTGCGGTGGAAGCCTATCTCTCCTCGCACTTCCAGGGCTTCCCGAACGGCGTGCCGCCGCCGGGTCTCTATCACCGCATCTTGAAAGAGATCGAGGTGCCGCTGCTCACGGCCGCACTCGCCGCCACCCGCGGCAACCAGATCCGCGCCGCCGACCTGCTTGGGCTCAACCGCAACACGCTGCGGAAGAAGATCCGGGATCTCGACATCCAAGTGTATCGGAGCGGGGGTTAG